Proteins from a genomic interval of Thermoanaerobaculum aquaticum:
- a CDS encoding RHS repeat-associated core domain-containing protein, whose protein sequence is YFPYMARFLSPDPVRGDPAQPQSLNLYAYVRGNPLNAVDPDGRITLAQYHVLQALKDAAFAASSQERFFEPLGRALWEGAKVLLAALQEALADMQRPGAGGGDDEGSGVDHAASAVGQLREAQDQAMTNPGFQQVPPERGPTHCNQATVFVARAVGAPLDPLVDRQGYALPANQMAANLAASPQYRAVSEAEAQALANQGRFVIAAWNNPKGAHGHVATVRPEIQGDRLLKPGGTGALLANVGPSRLTGVPRRNWAFPRGADVRYYTPVE, encoded by the coding sequence TATTTTCCGTACATGGCTCGTTTCCTTTCGCCGGATCCGGTGCGCGGCGATCCAGCCCAGCCCCAGAGCTTGAACCTCTACGCCTACGTCCGTGGCAACCCCCTCAACGCCGTGGATCCGGATGGGAGGATCACGCTGGCGCAGTACCATGTGCTTCAAGCGCTGAAGGATGCTGCGTTCGCGGCGAGTTCTCAGGAGCGTTTTTTCGAGCCTCTGGGTCGGGCGCTTTGGGAGGGGGCGAAGGTCTTGCTGGCGGCGCTTCAAGAGGCGCTCGCTGACATGCAGCGGCCGGGGGCGGGGGGCGGAGACGACGAGGGATCGGGGGTGGACCACGCGGCCAGCGCGGTGGGCCAGCTGCGAGAAGCGCAAGACCAGGCAATGACGAACCCTGGATTCCAGCAAGTTCCTCCAGAAAGAGGTCCCACACACTGCAACCAGGCGACGGTTTTTGTGGCGAGGGCGGTAGGTGCGCCGTTGGATCCGTTGGTGGATCGTCAGGGTTACGCGCTCCCGGCAAACCAGATGGCTGCTAACCTTGCGGCTTCGCCACAATACCGCGCCGTGAGCGAAGCCGAGGCACAGGCGCTAGCCAATCAGGGGAGGTTTGTGATCGCCGCCTGGAACAACCCCAAGGGAGCCCACGGCCACGTAGCCACAGTACGGCCCGAGATTCAAGGGGATAGGCTTCTCAAGCCAGGCGGCACGGGTGCGCTTTTAGCCAACGTTGGTCCGTCAAGACTCACTGGGGTTCCGCGGCGCAACTGGGCATTCCCGAGGGGCGCGGATGTTCGCTACTACACGCCGGTGGAGTAA